The following are from one region of the Sciurus carolinensis chromosome 5, mSciCar1.2, whole genome shotgun sequence genome:
- the Ing1 gene encoding inhibitor of growth protein 1 — protein sequence MLSPANGEQIHLVNYVEDYLDSIESLPFDLQRNVSLMREIDAKYQEILKELDEYYEKFKRETDGAQKRRVLHCIQRALIRSQELGDEKIQIVSQMLELVENRTRQVDSHVELFEAHQEINDTTGNSGKAGQDKSKNETITQAEKPNNKRSRRQRNNENRENASNNHDHDDITSGTPKEKKAKTSKKKKRSKAKAEREASPADLPIDPNEPTYCLCNQVSYGEMIGCDNDECPIEWFHFSCVGLNHKPKGKWYCPKCRGENEKTMDKALEKSKKERAYNR from the exons ATGTTGAGTCCTGCCAACGGGGAGCAGATCCACCTGGTGAACTATGTGGAGGATTACCTGGACTCCATCGAGTCTCTGCCTTTCGACCTGCAGAGAAACGTCTCGCTGATGCGGGAGATCGACGCGAAATACCAAG AAATCCTGAAGGAATTGGATGAATATTACGAGAAGTTTAAACGGGAGACAGATGGTGCCCAGAAGCGCCGAGTGTTACACTGCATCCAGAGAGCCCTGATTCGGAGCCAGGAGCTGGGCGATGAGAAGATTCAGATCGTGAGTCAGATGCTGGAGCTGGTGGAGAACCGGACCAGGCAAGTGGACAGTCATGTGGAACTCTTTGAGGCACATCAAGAGATCAATGACACCACTGGCAATAGCGGCAAAGCTGGCCAAGATAAGTCCAAGAATGAGACAATCACGCAGGCAGAAAAGCCAAATAACAAGCGTTCCCGGCGACAGCGCAACAATGAGAATCGAGAGAACGCATCTAATAATCATGACCATGATGACATCACCTCAGGAACACCCaaggagaagaaagcaaagaCCTCGAAGAAGAAAAAACGCTCCAAGGCCAAAGCAGAGAGGGAAGCATCCCCTGCAGACCTTCCCATCGACCCAAACGAGCCCACGTACTGTCTGTGCAATCAGGTCTCCTATGGAGAAATGATAGGTTGCGACAATGATGAGTGCCCCATCGAGTGGTTCCACTTCTCGTGTGTGGGACTCAATCATAAACCAAAGGGCAAGTGGTACTGTCCCAAGTGTCGGGGGGAAAATGAGAAAACGATGGACAAAGCATTGGAGAAGTCCAAAAAAGAGAGAGCCTATAACAGGTAG